The sequence gcacgctctttaacccatgaactcctcatagattATCGTTTATGCTGAGAATGGTTCGTGTTACAGCTATGAACAGTTATAGTtgtattactctcttaatcaattaaaattgtttgggtttgggcaagattaattaattctgctaggtgatagtgtagagagctaatgcttatgcaataattacttaaccttaaagcttttacttgagccttgcatgatccttgtttatttaatcgcgtaagtcttgcggagtaccttttgtactcagggtgctttctaaacctagttgcaggtgagccggaagtggtgttcggccatttctaccccgctgatcctaatgcgggggaagagtaggctgttgctgctgtggtgatgtccttgagcaaggcatcatcatcttaagtaagttctatcgtagctgagcttcgggagagcatgtattttcaataagctctaaatctctgtttaatatgactcgcgtgagcccaaggcttgtaaagtgaagcttgaaacccacctatattgaacttgtaatattaagtctcgaactctggttttatataactgctctttgtggattgttggctatgtattcgattgtatacggtatgtgcatatgctgatcctgggcgtatgttggagcacataccgggactaccggatttggtattattttgaatgaatgacgtgtcggttattcgtgtctctagatgtgggataacacgtggcactctctacggcaagcacgtgttaactctcatctgggtgataatgaccggcggttcgtttaaaataatatcaaattgggcggttctcacagcaGAGAACTCCCTAGATCTGAGAGAACAACAAGAGGGGGACGACCTCTTCTTTCGCATGGAGAAACCGAATCTGCGACAACAGCACGAGCCTCGCTGAACCTCCAATCAACAAAAATAGATAGGAAACCACAAGACCAACCCGCACTCAATACCATATTGAAGATTAATCCTTGAATTTAAGAGGAATTTGGATCTAGAGTGGGGAGGAGAAGAATGCAAATAGTAACATTGGGGAAAACTGAATGGATTGGTCTGACTCGCTCAATCCTTCTCTTCCTATATCTATTTGTCCTTGATATTTTACACTTTAGTCCCTATATGGCACCTATCTTACAAAAATATTCACCAACAGGACCCTACTTATCAGTCACATATCCCACTACGGACATGAAGGGAAGAATAGACATTTCATCTCTCTGTTAGCCACGTTTGACCTTAAATAGACGGAAGTGGCTTGGAGGGTAACAAAAAGTTGAGCCAGTAGCTCATAAGGAGGAAGTTTTCTAGTGGCAtttaagcaatttgaatttttaTAATAGCTTGTACCTAATTGACTCAACAAAGAACCACGATTGAAACGCCTTTTTCAGATATCAATAGATGGCCAAACAAAATTCGATAGAACATCATCAAAACCAAAGGAAAATTTTCGTCTTGCTCACTCGCTGATCCGATCCCAAGACAACGGCAACGGAACACGTCTAACGGCCGGCAAGGATCTGAAGCAACAGGTCGTTCCACACATCGATCGGTCCCGGGAGACACCAATGCAGGCAGTCAATGTCGAAGCCCTCGTGCTCGCCGGGGCCGTGACCGTACCGGTCGGGGTGCCCGTCCGGCCGGCGAAGCATCATCTTGGTCACGTCCATCAGCCTCAACCTCACGCCGTTCCTCCTCgcggcctccgctgccgccgcgaacTCCTCCACCTGCGCCCTGTAGAACTCGCCATCCGGCTCTGCCATCTCCTCAGGATCCTCGGGGTCGGCCGGCTCCGTGGCCGTGCACTCCCCACCGTCGAACCACCCGCCGTTCTCGTAGTGCGTCGGCGCCACCGTCCGCAGGATCGCGGTCCCCTTGAACCCCTTCATCCCGGCGAGCGCCCGTAGCACGGTGCGGAACGCGGCCCGCTGCGCGTGCTCCGGCCGGAGCGCGGTGACGTTCGCCAGGCCGCAGGCGTGGCACCCAGCGACACGACCGCCGCGGTAGTACACGGCGGGGCGCGCGAACCAGTGCGACGCGGACACGACCACGTAGTCGTGGCCCTTGGCGGCCGGCGCCCACCGCTGGTCgggctcgtcgaggtggagaTCGGTGGGGCCGGCGAACACCTCGCCCTGCCTCTCCGGCCCGACGGCCTCCGGCGGGCCCCGACTCAGGCGCCACCGCACCTGGAACGGCGTCCAGAAGAAGGTCACCGTGAACCGGTGCGCCGGGAACCGCCAGTGCTCGAATCCCCCCGGCGAGCGCGACCTCTCCGGGGCCTCCACCTGCGCCAAGGTGCACACGAGCGACCGGACGTGGCTGCTGGCCATCGAGTCCCCGACGAAGAGGATCGACTTGCCCCGGACGAGCCGAAAGAACCGCGCGGCGtcgaagcggcggcggcccagctcGTCGCCGCAGCCGTCCGGCCGCCAGCGCCACCGCAGGAACTCCAGGCTCGGCTTGCCGTGCTTCATGCAGTTCTGGTAGCCCTCGATGAAGGCGCACGTCGCGTTGGTGTAGTACGGCAGCGCGGCGGGGTCGCGCACCCACTGGCCACGCGTCATGTCGCattcggcgccggcgctggaggagatcagggaggaggaggaggaggtggtggtggtgggtgaCCACTGGAAGGGGCCGAGGAAAACGACCGAGAACGTGACGGCTGCCAAGATGAGGAACGCGACGAGGGCGGGAACGGACACGATCTTGGGAGCGTCAGGGCGGGTgcggcgaactccggcgaggaggccgcggAGGGAAGGGATCACCGGGAGTGTCTTCATGGGGTGGGCAGCCGGCAGACAGCGACGCCGTGGCCCGTGGCTGTGGATCTGTACGCACTGCGCGGGAGTGCAGGTGCGTTGCTAATCTGGAGGCAGAATGTGTGATCCGTGATTATAATTTGAGGTGATCAGTCTACGCAGTATATACAATGTTTGTTTTGTAGTAATTTTTTGTGCTGCTAGTAGTAGTGCAGAAGTAGTGGGCGGGTCCCACTGACACAAAAAGTCAACTCAGCGAGATGTGCTTCGCAAATGTTGTGCACTATTGTTCTTGGTCAGTGCAATGTATGTGAGCTGCTAAAAGTTATTTTGAGATTGTCTTAaatcaaatattttaaattttcactataaataatttttttgggtTAAGTTTGAAAATATCAAAGCAATATAAGTAGATTTATTTTGAAATGTAATTTCGTAAAGTATATGTTAactatattttataaattttttatagtAAAAATTAGTGATCAAACTATTTTTGGAGACCGTATTAATGTTCTAAATGACTTCCTTTGCAGCACGGAGGGAGGGAGTATATAAAGACAAAAATGTATGTGAACTATGCCTAGTGTATTTGTTGCTGCAAAAAACAACGCTGACTTTGAAACAAATTATATGACACTAGATTAAGCATCTCCCTCCTAAACGCTGAGCatctctgtaacaccctaattcaaatttcagtatttaataataaatttaattggttttattcaaatttctaaggtttattgtgctagtaatgcatttaatctaattttgttgcataagtaattaaaattttccttaggtttaattgtgttgttgcatacatgctggcgcattgcttttgttgtttgagtgctagttgtgaattcaaatttgaatttgaattcatctAAGTTTGTATTGGTTTGAAATTAGAAAAGAACACAAACCCTTTTCCTCACCCCGGGCCCAAACCTCTTCCTTTCTTTCCCCACGCTGGCCCGGCTCAGCAGCCCATCCCTCGCGCGTAGCCCAGCCTCGGCCCACTCCCTCACTCCGGGCCCAACCCGTTTCCTTTCTTTCCCACCACACTGGCCCACCTCTCGCCCGCTTAGTCCGCTCGCCAGCGCGGCCCGCGCAAACCCCCGCTCCACCCCGCACAAGCGCACGGCCCAGCGCGTCGCGGCCCGCTCACCCGCTCGCGTTGCCGCTCAGCCCGCGCCCCGCCCCGACACTGGCAGCCTGACCCTACCGGTCAGTTTCTTCCCCTCCGCGACGCGCCCGCGGAACGGCCAAGCCGCAGAGTCCGCCGTGATCCCTGTGGCCTTCCATCCCTGCTCCCTCGCCGAGATGTCCGGCGCTCCTCCTTTTAAACCATCCCGCGGCCcccctgcaccccatccacccacgcgccgccatccctaaccctagcacgccgccaccacccgctccgccgcgctaaatcccctgcgccgccgagtGCTGAACGTCCCACCTCGCCACGGCCCCCAATAACCCCCGCGGGAGTTTCGCCTGAGCACCCGGAACCCCTCCGAGCGTTTTTCCCTGACCCCGGACCACACAATCGTCGAATTGATCTGGACTTCAACTCCGGTGAGTCTCTGTGCCGCCGTCTCTTTTCCTCACCGCCACTGGTGCTCCGGCCGCCCTGAGCCCCGTAACTTCTTCGCAGGAGTACCACGAGTCGAGCCGCGGGGTCCTGACGCCCGGAGCTCCACTGCAAcgaccgccccccccccccccccccccgagcgccgcccgtgactcgccgccggtccgcaaCACCGACGCCCTTCACGGCCTCCCTGCTCGAACCCGAGCCCCGGTGAGCTTCAGTACCTTTCTCCCATACCTTTGAGCTCGTTTTGGTAGCCGTAGCCCCCTGCAGTCACTGGACCGCCTGCTCCGGCGCGGCCTCGCCGTCCagagccgccatggccgccgaactCCGTGCTCCGGGCCTCCCCAAACCCAACCAGCACCAcaggtggactacacgtgccACGATCATCCTCCGCGGCGAAACCCTAGCCCCAGCGGAGCCCTGCAGCCCCCAGAACACTTTCTccggtcgtgcgccgccgcgggaacgcGCCGccagcgagctccgccgccgcccgcgcccccaactGTCCTCAGCCATTGGATCCGAAAGCGATGGCCGCGATTAGATCGTTCCCcgtttagatctgagccgccagatctgaatccaacggatcagatctgaagataccccttcgccctgca comes from Panicum virgatum strain AP13 chromosome 4K, P.virgatum_v5, whole genome shotgun sequence and encodes:
- the LOC120705119 gene encoding protein trichome birefringence-like 19, which produces MKTLPVIPSLRGLLAGVRRTRPDAPKIVSVPALVAFLILAAVTFSVVFLGPFQWSPTTTTSSSSSLISSSAGAECDMTRGQWVRDPAALPYYTNATCAFIEGYQNCMKHGKPSLEFLRWRWRPDGCGDELGRRRFDAARFFRLVRGKSILFVGDSMASSHVRSLVCTLAQVEAPERSRSPGGFEHWRFPAHRFTVTFFWTPFQVRWRLSRGPPEAVGPERQGEVFAGPTDLHLDEPDQRWAPAAKGHDYVVVSASHWFARPAVYYRGGRVAGCHACGLANVTALRPEHAQRAAFRTVLRALAGMKGFKGTAILRTVAPTHYENGGWFDGGECTATEPADPEDPEEMAEPDGEFYRAQVEEFAAAAEAARRNGVRLRLMDVTKMMLRRPDGHPDRYGHGPGEHEGFDIDCLHWCLPGPIDVWNDLLLQILAGR